In Pseudothermotoga hypogea DSM 11164 = NBRC 106472, the following are encoded in one genomic region:
- a CDS encoding tetratricopeptide repeat protein, with the protein MRKIFLLSLLCLGSLIFAFEEIDALFFEARSERNTERILQIIQTLESRGDLNQSSELLTILADCYLEYGDWGVAKEQKEKTLEQARKYAEAAIKLDSQNGKAHYIAGAAIGRLAQYKGIIQSLFMLGDFDKYINKAISLLNENNEKERLYKTFALIASGMRYRDVPWPLYDYKKSEQLLFEAANLTPNYSNIYLELGYLYVKTNNKQKAKEMFQKVLEMEPHPLLVAAHFSAVKTAQEEFEKLK; encoded by the coding sequence GTGAGGAAGATCTTCCTGCTCTCATTGTTGTGCCTCGGCTCGTTGATCTTCGCCTTCGAAGAGATCGACGCACTCTTTTTCGAGGCGCGTTCAGAAAGAAACACCGAGAGGATCTTACAGATCATTCAAACGCTCGAATCACGGGGCGATCTCAACCAAAGCAGCGAGTTGCTCACCATTCTTGCAGATTGTTACCTGGAGTACGGCGATTGGGGTGTGGCGAAGGAACAGAAGGAGAAAACGTTGGAACAAGCGAGAAAGTATGCGGAGGCCGCGATCAAGTTGGACTCTCAAAACGGCAAGGCACACTACATCGCAGGTGCAGCGATAGGAAGGCTCGCACAGTACAAGGGGATCATCCAAAGTCTTTTCATGCTGGGTGATTTCGACAAATACATAAACAAGGCGATATCGCTGTTGAACGAAAACAACGAAAAAGAAAGACTCTACAAGACCTTTGCTTTGATAGCCTCGGGCATGAGATACAGAGACGTTCCATGGCCACTGTACGATTACAAAAAATCCGAGCAGCTGCTCTTCGAAGCGGCGAACTTGACGCCCAATTACTCCAACATCTATCTCGAACTGGGCTATCTTTACGTGAAGACGAACAACAAGCAGAAGGCTAAAGAGATGTTCCAAAAAGTACTCGAGATGGAACCGCATCCTTTGTTGGTTGCAGCGCACTTCAGTGCGGTCAAGACAGCTCAGGAAGAGTTCGAGAAGCTGAAGTGA